A single region of the Thermoanaerobaculum aquaticum genome encodes:
- a CDS encoding glycosyltransferase family 2 protein: MTSVSLVLVCFRSSSYVRGAIERFRRQAKTLGVKAEVVVVDHSQDPDEVRALQDMQPDSLIVQTNRGYAAGVNSGVARASGDIVLVSNPDVELEGGALGSLLVGLDRHAIVGPQFLMGELMFPPMEPQLPGAELLRLCAGRFRGLRKRLLAKEARRAIAVWEARETVPLRFLGGALLALRRETFLQLGPWDEGYFLYFEETDWLLRARRRGLSCALVPAARAQHRWGMSATPSDHAHHMLASRRRYYRKNFGWVGSLIAACPLPKTPFPARPVPITVDAREPLWWLVSPSPLGVPAFGLKGTTAFPETAIRSSLAFDRHPRTLLVAGFGLGGTLCGPWRWDA, translated from the coding sequence ATGACTTCGGTCTCTCTCGTTCTCGTCTGCTTTAGGTCCTCTTCTTACGTGCGGGGCGCGATTGAGCGGTTTCGACGCCAGGCCAAAACGCTGGGTGTCAAGGCTGAAGTGGTTGTCGTGGATCACTCGCAAGATCCCGACGAGGTACGCGCCCTCCAAGACATGCAACCCGACTCCTTGATCGTCCAAACCAACCGGGGCTACGCGGCAGGTGTAAACAGCGGCGTTGCCAGAGCCAGCGGGGACATCGTCCTGGTGAGCAATCCTGACGTGGAGTTGGAGGGCGGTGCTCTGGGTTCGCTTTTAGTTGGCCTTGACCGACACGCGATTGTTGGGCCGCAGTTTCTGATGGGCGAACTGATGTTTCCCCCCATGGAACCTCAGCTCCCTGGGGCGGAGCTTTTGCGCCTTTGTGCCGGCCGCTTCCGTGGCTTGCGCAAGCGTCTGCTGGCCAAAGAGGCCCGGCGAGCGATTGCCGTTTGGGAGGCTCGTGAGACCGTCCCTCTGCGCTTTTTGGGAGGCGCTCTGCTGGCCTTACGCCGGGAAACCTTTCTTCAGCTTGGTCCCTGGGATGAAGGCTATTTCCTCTACTTTGAGGAGACGGACTGGCTTCTCCGAGCCCGACGACGAGGCCTTTCTTGCGCGCTAGTGCCAGCCGCGAGAGCTCAGCACCGGTGGGGGATGAGCGCAACGCCTTCCGATCATGCCCACCACATGCTCGCTTCACGGCGACGCTATTATCGAAAAAACTTTGGCTGGGTCGGGAGCCTCATTGCCGCATGCCCTTTGCCGAAAACCCCGTTTCCTGCGAGGCCTGTACCGATCACCGTGGATGCTAGGGAGCCACTCTGGTGGCTGGTTTCGCCGAGCCCCTTGGGAGTTCCCGCTTTTGGTTTAAAAGGGACGACAGCTTTTCCCGAGACCGCCATTCGGTCGTCGCTTGCCTTTGATAGACACCCCCGAACCCTCTTGGTTGCTGGCTTCGGGTTGGGCGGTACTCTCTGCGGACCATGGAGGTGGGATGCCTGA
- a CDS encoding glycosyltransferase → MGGRVVFLLEGTGLYGGVKVVLQQAELLAEQGLDVTVVAKEARPSWYSLKVEFRKVPSFSPVFLPSADLTVATFWTTVEPALSIPWGRKVHYCQGFEGHYAQGTEVEPSILKTYALPIPTWVVNPSLGNLLEARFGRPTFLLPPPLDPFFRPKRRKPEPRGMPRVLVMGSFDFQWKGVATALQAVLIMRSRGLPVELWRISQFPLTQEERRLLQPDRYFESLTPHQTAQVVRQCDLLLAPSWEEGFGLPLLEAMASGVPAVASDIDAFRFLAGGVVPLVPPKDPYALAEAAMDLLQSPSRWRAVREAGLERAKEFSRLEAARRIREAVCWVFEGTFEGDKGANVGAI, encoded by the coding sequence ATGGGCGGGCGGGTCGTTTTCCTCCTTGAAGGCACGGGGCTTTATGGGGGCGTCAAGGTCGTTCTCCAGCAAGCCGAGCTCCTTGCCGAGCAGGGGCTTGACGTGACGGTCGTGGCTAAGGAGGCAAGACCCTCTTGGTATTCCCTCAAGGTGGAGTTTCGCAAGGTCCCCTCGTTTTCACCGGTGTTTTTGCCCTCCGCTGACCTCACAGTGGCCACCTTTTGGACCACCGTTGAACCAGCCCTTTCTATCCCTTGGGGGAGGAAGGTCCACTACTGCCAGGGGTTTGAAGGCCACTACGCGCAGGGAACAGAAGTGGAGCCATCAATCCTTAAAACCTATGCCTTGCCGATTCCCACGTGGGTTGTGAACCCTTCCCTGGGGAACCTCTTGGAGGCTCGTTTCGGTCGCCCGACTTTTCTCCTGCCTCCGCCGCTGGATCCCTTTTTCCGCCCTAAGCGCCGAAAGCCGGAACCCCGAGGTATGCCGAGGGTTCTCGTCATGGGGTCGTTTGATTTTCAGTGGAAAGGAGTAGCCACTGCGCTACAGGCAGTCCTCATTATGCGATCGCGCGGCCTTCCGGTTGAGCTATGGCGCATTAGCCAGTTTCCGCTAACACAGGAAGAGCGTCGGCTCCTTCAACCCGACCGTTACTTTGAGAGCCTTACTCCTCATCAAACAGCACAAGTTGTGCGGCAGTGCGACTTGTTGCTGGCACCCTCCTGGGAGGAGGGCTTTGGCCTTCCCCTTTTGGAGGCTATGGCCTCGGGCGTACCGGCGGTTGCTTCCGATATTGACGCCTTCCGGTTTTTGGCTGGGGGTGTAGTGCCTCTTGTGCCGCCGAAGGACCCCTACGCCTTGGCTGAGGCGGCCATGGACCTTTTACAATCACCTTCCCGATGGCGTGCCGTGCGAGAGGCCGGTCTTGAGCGCGCAAAAGAGTTTTCGCGCTTGGAGGCGGCAAGGAGAATTCGGGAGGCAGTGTGCTGGGTATTTGAAGGGACTTTTGAAGGCGATAAAGGGGCTAACGTTGGAGCTATTTGA